The genomic stretch GCAAGCACAAGCActtaaactttttaatttaccaaacataaaaaGCACAAGCAcctcttaaaaaaattttaccaaaccaAGCCGTCGTCATTTCAACACCACTGTTTCTGAGACAGGCTTCTTATGTCCAAGGCTGCTTTGGTATATTAGGAACCAAAACCATAAAATCACTCTTTATATTTAAACATGGCACCTATTAAATCCTAAAgtctaaataaaaatagtatctaaaacccaaaaaataatatcttattttattctcatgtaattcaaaataaaaaataattatgacttattcaatttatcatttataacaataaataaaatcacGGTTAcataaaaggaaaaatattGTTAGAAGTAGGGGTGCTCAACCGATCCAAATTAAACCGCTcgtccaatccaatccaaaccgaaaaccaattaaaaccgcactaattcggatttgattggattctattttttgcAAACTGTTGGATTGGATCGGATTTCAGATCTATTTTTTATAATCGATCCAATCTAATCCAAACTGCACAATGTgctataataatattattttattattatatgagGTAATGACCAAATCAGTACCCGAATCATTGAAATGCTGACATTGCAGTACCTGAATATTGTAATCGATAAAATGGTACCtggttaattttaaaaagtgaCAAACGTATCCATTAACTTGCCGGACCAAAGCTCCGGTGAGAACAATGCTTACCTGGACACCGGATTTTGCTGACAAAACATGTTttatttgagttataatttttaattaattaatttgggTTAATACTCAAATTAGTCCCTGAAAGATCACCCGATCTTCATTTTCGTtcccaaatattttttttaatcaaattagtccccgaaaaatttaatttaaaccAACGTTCGTCCTTCCGTTAGGTCAGTGACGTCGCCGTTAGAAACTGCTGACGTGGAATGTGACTTGGCTGCCCACCCTAACACCTGGCATGGTGTGTGTATTGCTGACCAGATATGTTTAGTGTGTTGCATCAATTTGGTCCCCAAGTGTGAGAttaaaaaaccctaatttccaACCTTCGAAGAACACGGTTCGCTTGGTTGAGCGTTGTCGCAGACCCAGGTGTTGTGCTTGCAGGAGGAAGTTGGTCTCGGCGCTATGATGGGAAGCGGAAGTGGAGGGGCCGGTCGTGGGTTTCCATCGCCCTCACAGTGTAGTTATACATCGAGCTCGTCCATGCGAAGAAGAAGACAAAACCATGAGGAAACCTGTTTCTGCGGTTTAAAAACCTTGATTAAGAAATCAGGGACATCAAAGAACCCAGATCGGTTGTTTCATACCTGTGCAAGATATCGGGTGAGTTTAATTTTGTATGAATCATAGCATGATGTTGGCTTTTACTCTTATTCTGGGCTCTACACTGTTGTTCAATTTTTTCAGAAAGGGAACCAttgcaatttttttaaatgggtagaagaaaatgaagatgtaGCTGTTGCAGAGGGTTCCAGGGGTGTCccagaaatggaaggagaacaGGACATTGACTATGAAGATTGGAAGGTTAAGTTAGCATGGAGAATAGGTAGTTTAGAAGCAGAAGTTAGAGCACACAGAATGTTATTGTGCTTCATGTTCACTATTGTGATGCTAGTCATCTTAGTAGGAGTGTTACTTTGCATCTCATATATGTACAAGTAGGGCTGGTTTTGTTGTTTCCAGTACCCTAGCTAAAGTATTGTAATATGAAACTAGTGTTTATCAATGGCAGTTTGGTTTTTGGATAACCTGTGGTGTAAAGATAAAATGTAAAGAAGCAAATGGCAAACCAGACACATAACAAGATAAAAAAGTTCCTTAAATTTCATAATATAAAGTGTCATAACAAAAGGCAGTATAATTCCTAAAAGTGATTCAACAGAAACACTTCCTAAAAGTTTTTAGAATTTGACTTCTTTTGGAGGTTGGTGCCTACTTCCTGGCTTAACAGCAGTGCTAGGATTTGCAGGTTGGGAGAAGCTTCTTGGTTGGAACTTGGGCTGGGGTTTGGGCTTTGGAGTGGGCTGAGAACTACACTTTCTGGTGGGGGCAGAAATGGGCTTCTTAGTGGGCTTTTCCTTGGGCTTTTCTGCTTGCTGGGAAGACCTTGTCTTGGGCTTAGCATAGTCCATGTTCTTATGGTGAGGATTGGGAGTagctttggctttatttttggGAGTGGGATGCAGATGCTTTGTTGACTCCCTCTGTGAGTGGCTCATTGTGGGCTAGGATGCAATTTTTCTTGCTTGCATTGCAGGCTGTGTGATGGGCAGTTTCAACAAGGGTGCATTGGTTGGCAGAATGACATCATCTTCCTCACTCATGCATTCCACCACGTGTGGCTCTGAAACTCTATGTTCAAAGTATATGTTCATCACATTGTGATTCCTCCTACAGGTCTTACACAGTTTCAGCAAGTCTTTATCAGTCTCCAACTTCCTCAGCCCTTTCTCAAGCGACAGCCAAGGAACCTTCCACCAACATAAACCCCCCCAGCATATCCCAGTTCCTTATAGTATCCTTTAACAAAAAACACATCCAACGTATCCCCATCCACCCCCACCAACACTTCTGTATTATCTGGTTCGTAGATTCTACTTCCTTTCTCATCATTTTTAAAGCTTCCACCATGATGAAAAATGAACGTCATCGGAGGACCCTCTATCTTAGAAGTGCAAGGCCTCCAAACcctatacaaaaattaaaaaggaacATGAAAAACACTAAATCATCACCAacacaaaccctaaaccactAACCATTACTCCATTAACACAAGCCATACTTAACACTTTTCCTAAGCCAAAAATACAGAGTCTTTCCTAATTTACGCATTCACCCGTTCATAAACCCAACCCTGGAATGAAACCCTAGACCCCATTCACTAACAGATTGTTAACGATCACTCAATCAAATAATGGCACGCAGTTTTACACAGTTTTACCAGAGGGTTTTGGCAACATAAAAAAATGTTTACCTCTTACTTCCAACGCAGAAACAACGCTCTGTTCTTGCCTTCAGGTTTCCCACCAGGCTCCAGAGCAGTCACACCAACAATGCTCCACGCCTACTCCAACGGTTGCGTTCAATGGGGCAGTCTTCTTTGTCTTCCTGTTGCTTGCTTAGGGGGCAGAGAAACAGAGACTCAAGCTTAGTATGAAGAAGAACAACTGAGGTTAGAGACCAAAGACACAGTGAAAAACGTTTCACTGTCCCCTCAAAACGCAAGCGTTTCATTGTGACACGCTGGAGTGACCAAACGGCGTCGTTTGGTTGGGGTGGGCAGCCAAGTCACATTCCACGTCAGCAGTTTCTAACGGCGACGTCACTAACCTAACGGAAGGACGAACGTTggtttaaattaaatctttcggggactaatttgattaaaaaaaatattcggGGACGAAAATGAAGATTGGGTGATCTTTCAGGGACTAATTTGAGTATTAACCCTAATTAATTTGTTAGCCTAGGTGAAAATTAGTTcaattgaatttgatttttcCCTAATCCCAAATCAGAGGTCTTTGCCCCCTAATCCCCAATACTGCTCTCTCTTCATTTATTCGCAGGAGGAGATCTAAAATTGGAAGATGCATACAGCAAGGGCTCGTGGAAAAGCTGCAACGCTGAGAAGGCAGTCATCGATGCAAGCCTTAGACGTGGATGGTGCTTCGGGTATTGTGAGCAAAACTTACGATGGCTGTTGCTTTTGTCCCCTTCCAGTGGTTTCGTTGAAGTCGAAGACAAGTAGCAACCCTGATAGATGGTTTCTACGCTGCCCTATGTGGAAGGTAAGCTTGGAACTGTGATGAATATCTGAGGAAGTAGAATAATATCTCTTATTGGTTTGTCGTCTGTGCTTATTCGATTGTTTTATGATCTTTGAACTTTTCGTGTTGTGCTAGAACACACAAATGCATTGCGGGTATTTCCAATGGTTGGATGAAATACAAGCGGAATGTGTGGAAGGAAAAGTTTCTTCAGAGAATAGTAATATGATGGGCAAATCAGAACCAAAAAAGAAAGGCAGAATTAATGTCGACTGTGGGGATGGCCAGGAAATTCAAAGGATGATGATGGTACTATCTGTGGTGAATGACATGAAGGAGCATCTGAAGAGGGTTGAGTTGTGCCTAATTTTTATGTGTATTTTGATTGGGTTAAATGTGACTTTGATTATGTTTAGTTTGGCTAAGTAGGTAGACATTGCACagtataatagtataatagtgAGACTTTGGAATTTTGTAATCTTGTCATCATTGTAATTGAGATGAATTTATGTATGCTGTGTTCTTCTTGTGCTTTGACTGAGTTAGCTTGTTGTTGTGATGTGAGTAAGATATATAGAGTATATGTAAGCCATGTAAAAAAGTTTTGTGAACAGAATCTGAATAAAACACCAAGAGCATAACATCAAGTTATAACCATTAACTATTCAGAGTAACCAAGTTAAGACCCCAAATAAGACTAGCAAAATGACACATGTTCATAGTAACTGCTATAGACCCAAAATGAAACTAACAAAACACAGAAAGACTAGGTTAGCACTTACATGCCATAATGGCAGTTGGTGCATGTTAACTAAATCATGTCCAAAATGGAAATAACAACAAACTAAAAAATTCAAGAATCTCAGCTCAGTTCTTGTCATTTGTTGATGGCTTTGATGGTGGTGGTCCGgatggctttttcttcttcaaggaTGGGGTGGGCATGAAGCCTGTGAACCTGCTCTGTGTGGCTGGACTTGCTGCTGTCATGGTCTCCCTAGTCACAATTGGTGGCCTAGATGGTGCTGTAGGTTAGGCCTGAATAGTGGGCCTAAATAATGGACCTTAAGGCAATGGCCCAACATCAGTCCTGACAACCCTAGGTTGAGCAGGGGGTGGTGGTACAGCTGCTGCATGTTGTGATGGAGTTGGAGGTGTTGTAGTGGTCGCCAGTCCTCTTCGAGTGGTGctgcctcttcctcttggtgaAACTGGGTTGTCCCTTACAAAAGATGGTTTGCCTCTCCTCTTTGGTGCTGGTGTTGGTTCTGAAGTAGCTGTTGGACCAATCAAGTTGGTTGCTGCTGGTATAGTGGCTGCATTAGGGGGTGAAGCATTGGTTGTAGTGTTGCCATCATTGATGTTATTCTGCATCAAGTTGTCCATTCATGAAAACAAATCTTTAATAGAAACAGATCCAACAGTTTGGAACAACAAGGTAATATAAATCACATTCTTTACCTGATCAGGCTGACTTTGTGGATGGTTTTgagtgaggtcttcctcatcTGCAACATGTGCAGCGTGTGCAACCTCCATGGTCTCCTCCCAGTTAGCTTCTTGCTCCCTAGCATCTTCCTCATCAAGATCTGGGACTTCAGCTGCTGTTCCAGTTCCTTTCTCAGGACAAGTTCTGCTATTATGTCCAGCCTTACAAAAAGCACATGAGTAAGGAAAATCAGCATTACTCAATGATACATGATTGAAAATAAAATGTAATGTAAATAGTTCTTAATAATGGTTTTTGTTTTACTCACCCTTTTGCAGGTTTGGCATGTTATCTGTCCATATCTTCTCTTGGCATTGTATTGGCTGCCAGAACTTTGCTCAGTGCTAtccttcctcctcttcttgGTAGGTCTGCCAATAGGCCTCTTGTATGGAGGGGGAAGACATGGCAGCCCTTCGTGATGCTCCCAGTACTCCTGACTCGGTATGTTGCTAATGTGAAACATGTAAGTCCTATTATATGCCTCAATATAAGTCCTAGAaacatacaaaaaataaaaaaacatgaCCATAGTGCACATCACCTTTTGCTGGTCCGACATAAAAACCCAGCCATTCTCCTTGTAGTCCCCTATATCAGTGTGTAACTCCTCCAGAAAGAATCTCCAAGTTTCCCTTGTTTCTGCATCAACAACCCCATACGCTATTGGAAACAGTTGATTGTTGGCGTCCTGACCAACGGCTGTTAGTAATTGCCCTCTAAAGTAGCCTTTCAAAAACGTCCCATCCAAAACTATAAAGGGTCTACACCCTACTTTAAAGCCATTTTTGCAAGCAGTCAAACAGACATACAAGTTCCTAAACCTAGGCAATCCCTCTGGCTGTGGAGTAGTCCCCATGTTGGCCCTTGAACCAGGGTTAGCCTTCATGATTTCGTTCAGGTGGTCTCTAAGCCTTAGGTATTGATCTTTCTCTCTTCCCTCGATAACTTCTTTGGCCTTGTTCATAGCCCTATACATCATCCTCTCATTGATTGAAATGTCATACTCCACTTTAAACCACTCCTGTGCCTTCCTCTGCAACATGTTGGGATGGATCCTGAGCTTTGGGACCAGTTCCTCAGCAACCCAAGCACATGAAACTGACTTACTCTTGTTGCTTCTGGGGCACGTATGTTCGTCCACAAATGTCTTTATCTAAAAGGATGTTGGGTAGTTGGTCCTGGCACAGTAGCACAACCAAGGGCAGTCTGGGTCATAGCAAATCACCCTACACCTCTTCTTCTCATTCCTAAGATAGAATATCTGTCTCCCAATCTGTATGTTGTACTTCTGCACTGCTGCTTTAAACTGGTCCATGGTCTCAAACTCCATATTCAACTCTAGAGTTATTTTTCCATATGGCGTGTTGGGATTATGTTGAGGAAATACAGGTTCCTCTTCATCGTCAGATGCAAGAGGGCTACAGAGTTCTTCAGATTCATATTGGTACATCTCAAGTTCACTCTCGCCATCTTCTCTATTTGGGTTAGCACCTCTACCCTTGGTGCTTCATCCTCCTTTCCAGGTACAATTCTTTGCCCAGAGGGTTGAGGCCATGGATGATTTTTCCTTGCATTGGTCCTCTCACTTGTTTGTGTTATATTATCTGTTGCAGAGTCATTTGAGATACATGAGAATTGATGCAATTTTTATTCACATATcctctaacaaaaaaaaaacaacaaatttaCCTGTTGGATTTTCTTTTACAGGTTCCTCTGGCCCTTGCTCATCCACAAAAGGTTCTCCAAAATCAAAATCTTCATTCAGATCATTAACATCATCAGCATAGGTTTCCTCTATGGGTTCATTCACAGCTTCAGCTTCTCGAGAATTACTCTCAGGAACCTCATTCTCGGCAGCCCTTCTTTCTTGGGTCAAACCACTGGGAGGTGGTCTTGGATGTCTCTTTCTAACCTTCTTAACTCTTTTCTCCGGAGCTGATGCAACTTCAGTGTCTTTCTCCTCATTCCCGTCATTCGCAGCTTCTTCCCCTGCACCACTCTCACATTTGTTCGACTCGTTAACATCAACAATGGCGTCATTTACAACCTCATTCACATTCTCTTTCACAACAACACTCAATGCCATATTCAATTCATTAACCTCACCATTGCTCTCATTCACACCTTCATTTTTCTTCTCATTAGCCTGACCGTCTACCTTACTAGTAACTTCAACCTCATTCACATTATCACCACCTGGATTGACTTCAACCACACTATCACTGCTACCATCAGACACGACTTCTTCATCAATGATTTCAGGGTTGACATCAATGGGGTGATCAAAATATAGGTGGACAGTGTTGTCATTCTTCATCGCACTCTCACACATTCTCATGACTTCAGCATCTGTCCTAAGCACTCTAAGACCCTTACCTAGGTCTAACCCAGGTTTTAGCCAGTACACCTCATTGAATCCAGGGTAACCCAAGTCTAGAAATAACCcctcaacaaaaaataaattacatgtCTCCACATTCACCCTGTGTATCTCAGTTACCAAACCCCCATCGTATATCACATTACTGTCAACACCCTTTTTCAATTCACCCATGTGATGATAAACAAACATAACTAGACGATCCATCTAAAAAATCGTAGAGGAAAGAAACAATGAATAAAACAATCAAAATGATCATAATGCTGTCGACAAAAGCCACTTAAATGAGAGGATGGAATGAAGGCGAACTTACCTCTTCGTAGGTTTCTTCCTAGCGAAGAATGGGGTTGCGATGATGCCAATAGCAAACCCTCAGTCTTGACGCTACGACTTCGACAATGTCTCTCACCTCGTCTTCGTTCTTCTTCGCGCCAAGAGTCCAGAGCAACGTCTCTCCCTCTTTACGTGACCTTTCAGTTTTACTCCTAGTCAAACTCTAATTCACAGTAAGTCACCAAGTAGTAACAGCACTTGTTAATTTGGGATTAGGGCAAAATCAAATTCAATTGAACTAATTTTCACCTAGGctaacaaattaattaattaaaaattacaactCAAATAAAACATGTTTTGTCAGCAAAATCCGGTGTCCAGGTAAGCATTGTCCTCACCGGAGCTTTGGTCCGGCAAGCTAATGGATACGTTTGtcactttttaaaattaaccaGGTACCATTTTGTCGATTACAATATTTAGGTACCGCAATGTCAGCGTTTCAATCATTCGGGTACTGATTTGGTCATTACCTCTTATTATATTTGGGgataagtacttttttcgtccCCAAGGTCTGGGGTCgaaatcaaaatcgtccccgaccttttttttattaaaatcatcatCAACGTTTAAAAACactttaaaatcatcctttcCCAAATTTTTGGACCAAAATACtcacatcatcatcattctcctcttcaccttccttaacaccaccaccaccaccaccaataCCAACACCACCAAACAGCAACAACACCCTCACCCCACCCCCTCACCGTAACCCCACCCCACCCCACCCCTCACCCCCTCACCCCCTCATGTAACCCCCAACCCCCTCACCCCACTCCCTCACTGTAACCCCCAACCCCCTTCTTCATGCCCCTCTTTTCatggtcatcatcatcatcatcaatagatttcatcaacaacaacaaattttatcaaaaaatcagaaattcaaatttcagcaaCAACAAATTTCATCAAAAATTCAGTTCACAGGAgaagaataaaaagaataagaagcaGAAAGCAGAAAGCAAAAGCAGAAAAGTAGGGGCGCGGCGGGCTGGACGCGGGGCGACGGCGGGGCGGCGGCGGTCTGGACGCTGAGCGGCTGCGGGTTGGGGGTGATGGAGTGATGGAGTGAGGGTTTGGGGGTGGGTGTAGGAGGAAGGGAaattgggggggggggggagagaCGAAGAAATGCTGATGGGTGTGGGGGTGgggtttttttttaatattatttttaatttttattaatagttaagggtaatttggtccaaaaaaaatagaaaatgacgattttataacgttttgtaacgttgaggatgattttaataaaaaaaaaggtcggggacgattttgattttgaccaCAGACCTTGGGGATGAAAAAAGTACTTATCccttatatttataattatacttataacacGTTCAATGTGTTATACATTTTTCTATTATTCAtgtattgttattatttaataaatattttattttcaaaatattatttatttatttattttaactaacctataattttatttctattgttatgttaTCGTTGGCTTTTTAAGATATTGTTAAGACTTGTTATATCATTATtggttatttaaaatttgatgttgagacttcttatatgtatgtatttttttttatttaaaaaaccgCAAATCCAAACCGCTTGTAATCGGATCAAATCAGatttccaaaaaaaattcatCCAATCCAAATCTCACCGCACATAAATTAAGCGTTCAAATCGGATGACTTTTTCCCttaaaaccgaaccaaaccgcaccGCATACACCCTAGTTAGAAGCTCTGCTTCAATTTGAATgagtgaaaaataatttttcatcgTTCCTTTCTTCCATCTTCGATAACCCAATATTCATGACTATGTTCAGATTATCTATTACGGTATTGAAATTCAATACACTTAATTCGATTAGTGACTTTTATGCATTAATTTATGTTCTTTTCTTCCATTTAGATGTTGGTTGCATTTCACTTTTGTTGGAAATCCACGTGTTTTTGGATACTAGACGCTGCTGCATCCCAAACCTTATTCATGATCTAAAATCAGAAACACTTCAGAAAAAGGACCAACTATTTGGTATCATGAACTGGAAGTCTAAACACAACAGTCAACGGCTCTTTACAAAAGTTAGTATGACCAAACTACCAATCTAACAGAAGGTGTCAAAAACAGTTCCGCAATTTTAGTTGAACCAGTTACAACACTAAAAGTTTTAACCATTATAACAGACAATTGCTTCAACCGCTGGCGCTTTGGATAGTCATCTACTGGAATCTTCTACCTCTGCTTCTATGCTACGTCGGGTTTGTATGAACTAGTGATGGAAAAAcatgaaatattaatgttttttCAAGCAATAAGAATGTTTGTCTTCTGACGAGCTTAGACAAGAAAactggaaacaaatgagagtCTCAGAATATACCAAGTTAATTACAAAAAGAGCAAGATTGGGAGATTTAAGCAAGTTGCTATTACAGGCCAAGGAACTTAATTACCTGGATTGACAAGTTCATTGTAAAGATCAAGCTGATTTCATGGTTGTCAATGGCTTCTCCGGGGTGTATTCTCCATTTTATGcatttttatagttattttcCTAAGATAATCAGTCTGAAATAAAGGGATATCACATCCAATCAATCCTTCCATCATCCATATCCGTCTTTGCAATTTTACATAGATAATCCACATATGAAAACTGGCAACTCAGGCCATCATTATAAGTAAATATACCTCGGTGTCTGCTTTAGAAAAGATCTTCTCCTCAAACCTTTCAGCAATCCTCCAAAGTTCTTGTGATCCCTCTGGATCAGTCACATCAAGATGTCTTTTTAACAGTTTCATTCTACAAAATAATCATAGTAGCCTAATAGTTAGAACATCCAAGTGACTGATATTTTAATATCCACAAATGAGAGAATATGATCATCAAAAATCAAGAAACATGCTTCTCCGCTATAGACTATGAGCAACACTAGCTTGCTAAAGCTCACACAGATAATGAATAAATTGTTTAAATTATTACCCTCTAGAATTTGTAAATGGTTACTAAACATAGAATGTTGGTATgtcaaaactcaaaaagagAATAAAGAGGTAATTATATTTTATGATCTATCAGAATAGAATTTTATATAGGTTATTATTGATACAGTTTTTGCTATAAGACATCTATTCAGGCaaagagaagaaaaatcaaagggaaTGCAAAGTAATAATGTCATGAAATTGAAACCATTAAACCCAAAAACTTAAGCTGATAAAAAAAGGTAACattaatggttatatctctaacacTTCCCCTCAAACAAGAGCCTCTTTCgggtttgtttgatttttgcataGGCCTTCTTTTCTCCTTTATTTGCCTTATGCTATTTTTTACTTTTGGGGTTCACCAAGGATTGGACTCTTAACCTTTCAGACATCGagctctaataccatgtcatgaaaccactcatcccaaaagcttaaGCTGATGGGAAAACGAAACattaatggttatatctctaacaaATAAATCCTCCTAACaatcagaagaaaagaagaagcacaCAACGAAGAGAATAAATTTATGTAGCAAGCTACCCAAACTGTaaacattaaaataataatggaCAAATCATTTGAACAATGGAGTGCTTTAAGACCTAACAGAAGCCAAATGCCTAATCTTATCCTAAAGTACAGCTTATTTGAAGCAACATGACCTGCATCCACAGGATTGCGGAAGTAAGCCTCCACCCAAAtgatcaaaaatgaaggaaataTCGTATTGTTGCAAATATTAGCTTTTTTAATTCTTATCAGTTGGTTGTTAATACCACAGCGCTTTTGTATCTTCTCTAGTTCCTCTATTAAAAGCATGCTCTGTGATCAAATTAGTTACACATGACAAATCTCATGGAAATATAGTTTATgactaatttttctttttgatgtGCAAATGCagccaaaaaaatatatattcagGATCTCAGATCACCAAGTACAACAAAGGAAGAAAATTACATTTTGTAGACAATTCTTTGTCGGGAATCAGGGCAAAAGTAATCTCTCCATTCTCTTTCTCTTGCTTCTGAAAAGGGATGACCAACATGAGCAGGCTCCAATTATTGGTATTAGTAAATTTATATTATGAGGTATAAATGATACAACATGTAATTCATTCCAGACGGAAATAaacaaaacagaaaacaaaaacaTTGTTAATGCACCAGAAACATGTGCATAGAACAACAGTATTCAGATAATCAACAGAATCATGCATTTGCCATGGACATGAAGGTAGCAATTCACTGCTTAGTAAATTAATCTATGCACAATTGAACAATATTTAAAATACCCATCAAAATCTGTGAAAAATATAGTTGATGGTCAACACGGGTACACCACATGTGCAACATGGATTATATAATAGCAATACAGCTAGAAAATTCAACTATAAAAGAACTCCAAAACCTAAAATGGGCTAGTGATACAAGAAGTTGACAGCAGTGTTCAGAAACTTACTCTCCATCAAAACCATCTTGCAAGCTATTTGCATAACATACTCAGtctgaaaataaagataagaattCATAAAGAAATTAGCACAAAAGCAAAAAATGGGAATAAAAAACGGCAACCACATTACATGTTCGGTCATTATTCTATAATGGCAGGTGATCATAGGTAGTCATTATAAGAATGAATCTCCAGATTTTGGGCCTACCTGGCTTGTAGCACCAGCATAACTTTTCTGCTCAATACTATGAGCAATTTTGTGAAATTCAAGGATTTCATCAAAACTCTCAGGAGGATGACCTAACTGTAAGTTATGCAATCtgtgaaatgaaaaagaaaaaggctaaAAGAAGTCACCCAGCAGTTGAGGAACGAGAACAATAGACATTACCCAAGATGCCTAAGACCCTCCATCTTTCTCAATATACGCAAGCTGCACATTATTATTTGGTAGAAAGGCTAAATTTACCTTCCTGATAGACAGAGCACAAAGAAGTAAAGCCAAGTAacaatggcattcagagcatggTTTTAAATCATGGTAATGATTTCAATTCTATTGTGAAATGCtattagaaaaaattgaaaacaatgCCATGAAAATGCATCTGACTAAATTGTGTTCAACAATGCAATTGCGGATCCCGCAAAACAGTGACAATGTTGTGCTCAACCATAATCCGAAACCATGATCAGCAGCACGATTGCAGCTCTGATCTTGCAGAGGCCAAGATAGTTGGGAGAGTTGAAGAGAAGAAACAGAACATTGTAACattgaaaatgaaaacaaacCCCGAGACTTACATATTGTTGAAAAAGCGTTGGCGGAAAGCAGGCTGCACTTCATCCCTCCAGTTACTTGTTGTGTCCATCACTGCGGTGATGATTGAAGGGTTGCTTCTCAAACTGAAATAAGGCACCAAAACTACAATACGTAAATCAAAACAGACTACAGACAAACCATATAGGAGTGCCATGCATTATAAGAATTCAAGGTTAAATGAAGAGATTGCTACAAACACCCGCAAAGTTCCGATCATAAGAAAGAAACAG from Arachis stenosperma cultivar V10309 chromosome 9, arast.V10309.gnm1.PFL2, whole genome shotgun sequence encodes the following:
- the LOC130947342 gene encoding uncharacterized protein LOC130947342 isoform X2, with translation MDTTSNWRDEVQPAFRQRFFNNILHNLQLGHPPESFDEILEFHKIAHSIEQKSYAGATSQTEYVMQIACKMVLMEKAREREWRDYFCPDSRQRIVYKIMKLLKRHLDVTDPEGSQELWRIAERFEEKIFSKADTETDYLRKITIKMHKMENTPRRSH